In Myotis daubentonii chromosome 6, mMyoDau2.1, whole genome shotgun sequence, a genomic segment contains:
- the VARS2 gene encoding valine--tRNA ligase, mitochondrial isoform X3, whose product MPHLPRASFRPWRLRPSRGLPGSHALSTQSEPYGSPTSRRNREAKQKRLREKQAALEAGLAGKSKAPAESSKAWTPKEIVLYELPTEPGEKKDVSRPLPAAYSPRYVEAAWYPWWVREGFFKPEYQTRLPQSTGETFSMCIPPPNVTGSLHVGHALTVAIQDALVRWHRMRGDCVLWVPGSDHAGIATQAVVEKQLWKERGLRRHEMGREDFLREVWKWKEEKGGEICGQLRALGASLDWDRECFTMDAGSSVAVTEAFVRLHKAGLLYRSRQLVNWSCALRSAISDVEVESRFLPGPTELRLPGCPTPVSFGLLVSVAFPVDGEPDAEVVVGTTRPETLPGDVAVAVHPDDARYTHLHGRHLRHPLTGQLLPLVTDSAVQPHVGTGAVKVTPAHSPADAELGARHGLRPLSVIAEDGTMAPACGDWLQGLHRFVAREKILSALRERGLLRGLQSHPMVLPICSRSGDVVEYLLKSQWFVRCREMAARAAQGHGEDRWVVGRTEAEAREAAAALTGLPGEELTLERDPDVLDTWFSSALFPFSSLGWPQQTPDLTRFYPLSLLETGSDLLLFWVGRMVMLGTQLTGQLPFSKVLLHSMVRDRQGRKMSKSLGNVLDPRDIIRGAELQVLQEKLRDGNLDPAELAIAAAAQRKDFPHGIPECGTDALRFALCSHGALAGDLHLSVSEVLSSRHFCNKVWNALRFIFSALGENFTPQPAEELCPASPMDAWILSRLARTARECERGFLTRELPLATHALHHFWLHSLCDVYVEAVKPGLSHGPRPPGPPQVLFCCADVGLRLLAPFMPFLAEELWQRLPPGPGGPRAPSISVAPYPSAQSLERWHCPQLERRFSRVQEAVQALRALRATYQLTKARPRVLLQSSEPGEQDVFEAFLEPLGTLGRCGAVGLLPAGAAAPSGWAQAPLSDSVQVYMELQGLVDPQAHLPLLAARRHKLQKQLDGLVARTPSEGEAETRRQQRLSSLHLELSKLDQAASHLRQLMAASPSPREP is encoded by the exons ATGCCGCACCTGCCTCGGGCCTCTTTCCGGCCCTGGAGGCTGAGGCCCTCGCGGGGCCTCCCCGGGTCCCATGCCCTTTCTACCCAGTCCGAGCCCTACGGGTCCCCCACCTCCCGGAGGAACCGCGAAGCCAAACAGAAACGCCTGCGAGAGAAGCAGGCGGCGCTGGAGGCCGGGCTAGCCGGGAAGAGCAAG gcacCTGCAGAATCCAGTAAGGCCTGGACTCCTAAAGAAATAGTGTTGTATGAACTCCCCACGGAACCCGGCGAAAAGAAAG ATGTCTCCCGGCCCCTGCCCGCTGCCTACAGCCCCCGCTACGTGGAGGCGGCCTGGTACCCTTGGTGGGTGCGAGAGGGCTTCTTCAAACCCGAGTATCAG ACCAGGCTGCCCCAGAGCACCGGGGAGACCTTTTCCATGTGCATCCCCCCGCCCAACGTCACCGGGTCCCTGCACGTCGGGCACGCACTGACTGTGGCCATCCAGGACGCGCTTGTGCGCtg GCACCGGATGCGCGGGGATTGCGTGCTGTGGGTCCCTGGCTCAGATCATGCAGGGATTGCTACCCAA GCTGTGGTGGAGAAGCAGCTGTGGAAGGAGCGCGGGCTGAGGAGACACGAGATGGGCCGGGAAGACTTCCTCCGGGAGGTGTGGAAGTGGAAGGAGGA gaaagggggagagatctgTGGGCAGCTGCGAGCTCTGGGGGCCTCCCTGGACTGGGACCGAGAGTGCTTCACTATGGACGCA GGCTCCTCAGTGGCTGTGACGGAAGCTTTCGTGCGACTCCACAAGGCAGGGTTGTTGTACCGCAGCCGGCAGCTTGTCAACTGGTCGTGCGCTTTGAGGTCAGCCATCTCGGATGTCGAG GTGGAGAGCCGGTTCCTGCCTGGCCCCACAGAGCTtcggctgcctggctgccccacCCCTGTGTCTTTCGGCCTCCTGGTCTCTGTGGCCTTCCCCGTGGATGGAGAGCCTG ACGCAGAGGTCGTGGTAGGGACCACGAGACCAGAGACATTGCCTGGAGACGTGGCAGTGGCTGTTCATCCCGATGACGCCCGATACACA CATCTACATGGGCGACACCTTCGTCACCCCTTGACAGGGCAGCTTCTCCCGCTCGTCACAGACTCTGCTGTCCAGCCGCACGTGGGCACGG GGGCAGTGAAGGTGACTCCAGCGCACAGCCCTGCTGACGCCGAGCTGGGGGCCCGCCACGGCCTGCGCCCCCTGAGTGTCATTGCGGAGGATGGGACCATGGCCCCCGCCTGTGGGGACTGGCTGCAG GGTCTGCACCGCTTCGTGGCCCGGGAGAAGATCCTGTCCGCGCTGAGGGAGCGGGGCCTGCTCCGGGGCCTCCAGAGCCACCCCATGGTGCTGCCCATTTGCAG CCGCTCGGGGGACGTGGTGGAGTACCTGCTGAAGAGCCAGTGGTTCGTCCGCTGCCGGGAAATGGCGGCCCGCGCTGCGCAG GGCCACGGGGAGGACCGCTGGGTGGTCGGGCGGACGGAGGCTGAGGCCAGGGAGGCAGCGGCAGCGCTGACGGGGCTGCCGGGGGAAGAGCTGACCCTGGAGCGCG ACCCCGATGTCCTGGACACGTGGTTCTCTTCAgctcttttccccttttcttccctGGGCTGGCCCCAGCAG ACCCCAGACCTCACTCGCTTCTACCCCCTGTCACTTCTGGAGACCGGCAGCGACCTCCTGCTGTTCTGGGTGGGCCGCATGGTCATGCTGGGGACCCAGCTCACGGGGCAGCTCCCCTTCAGCAAG GTGCTTCTGCACTCCATGGTTCGGGACAGGCAGGGCCGGAAGATGAGCAAGTCCCTGGGGAACGTGCTGGACCCACGGGACATCATCCGAGGGGCGGAGCTGCAG GTGCTGCAGGAGAAGCTGAGGGATGGGAACTTGGACCCCGCAGAGCTGGCGATCGCAGCTGCAGCGCAG AGAAAGGACTTCCCTCATGGGATCCCCGAGTGTGGGACAGATGCCCTGCGCTTCGCCCTGTGCTCCCATGGGGCCCTGG cgGGGGACCTGCACCTGTCTGTCTCTGAGGTCCTGAGCTCCCGACATTTCTGCAACAAGGTCTGGAATGCCCTGCGCTTTATCTTCAGCGCCCTAGGGGAGAACTTCACGCCGCAGCctgcagaggag CTGTGCCCCGCGTCCCCCATGGACGCCTGGATCCTGAGCCGCCTGGCCCGCACCGCCCGGGAGTGCGAGCGAGGCTTCCTCACCCGGGAGCTGCCCCTTGCCACCCATGCCCTGCACCACTTCTGGCTCCACAGCCTCTGTGACGTCTACGTG GAGGCCGTGAAGCCGGGGCTGTCGCACGGCCCCCGCCCGCCTGGGCCGCCTCAGGTGCTGTTCTGCTGTGCGGACGTCGGTCTCCGCCTGCTGGCCCCGTTCATGCCCTTCCTGGCCGAGGAGCTCTGGCAGAGGCTGCCCCCCGGGCCGGGCGGCCCCCGTGCCCCCAGCATCTCTGTTGCCCCCTATCCCAGTGCCCAAAGCCTG GAGCGCTGGCACTGCCCCCAGCTGGAGCGGCGCTTTTCCCGGGTCCAGGAGGCCGTGCAGGCGCTGAGGGCTCTCCGGGCCACGTACCAGCTCACCAAGGCCCGGCCCCGAG TGCTGCTGCAGAGCTCCGAGCCTGGAGAGCAGGATGTCTTCGAGGCCTTCCTGGAGCCGCTGGGCACCCTGGGCCGCTGCGGGGCTGTGGGCCTCTTGCCCGCAGGTGCAGCTGCCCCCTCCGGCTGGGCCCAGGCCCCGCTCAGTGACAGCGTTCAGGTCTACATGGAGCTGCAG GGCCTGGTGGACCCGCAGGCCCATCTGCCTCTGCTGGCTGCCCGAAGGCACAAGTTGCAGAAGCAGCTGGACGGCCTCGTGGCCCGGACCCCGTCAGAGGGGGAGGCCGAGACTCGGCGGCAGCagagg CTTTCTTCCCTCCACCTGGAATTGTCGAAACTGGACCAGGCGGCCTCTCACCTCAGGCAGCTGATGGCGGCGTCTCCCAGCCCCAGGGAACCGTGA
- the VARS2 gene encoding valine--tRNA ligase, mitochondrial isoform X4: MPHLPRASFRPWRLRPSRGLPGSHALSTQSEPYGSPTSRRNREAKQKRLREKQAALEAGLAGKSKAPAESSKAWTPKEIVLYELPTEPGEKKDVSRPLPAAYSPRYVEAAWYPWWVREGFFKPEYQAVVEKQLWKERGLRRHEMGREDFLREVWKWKEEKGGEICGQLRALGASLDWDRECFTMDAGSSVAVTEAFVRLHKAGLLYRSRQLVNWSCALRSAISDVEVESRFLPGPTELRLPGCPTPVSFGLLVSVAFPVDGEPDAEVVVGTTRPETLPGDVAVAVHPDDARYTHLHGRHLRHPLTGQLLPLVTDSAVQPHVGTGAVKVTPAHSPADAELGARHGLRPLSVIAEDGTMAPACGDWLQGLHRFVAREKILSALRERGLLRGLQSHPMVLPICSRSGDVVEYLLKSQWFVRCREMAARAAQAVESGALELSPSFHQKTWRLWFSRPEDWCVSRQLWWGHRIPAYLLVGEPGKVGHGEDRWVVGRTEAEAREAAAALTGLPGEELTLERDPDVLDTWFSSALFPFSSLGWPQQTPDLTRFYPLSLLETGSDLLLFWVGRMVMLGTQLTGQLPFSKVLLHSMVRDRQGRKMSKSLGNVLDPRDIIRGAELQVLQEKLRDGNLDPAELAIAAAAQRKDFPHGIPECGTDALRFALCSHGALAGDLHLSVSEVLSSRHFCNKVWNALRFIFSALGENFTPQPAEELCPASPMDAWILSRLARTARECERGFLTRELPLATHALHHFWLHSLCDVYVEAVKPGLSHGPRPPGPPQVLFCCADVGLRLLAPFMPFLAEELWQRLPPGPGGPRAPSISVAPYPSAQSLERWHCPQLERRFSRVQEAVQALRALRATYQLTKARPRVLLQSSEPGEQDVFEAFLEPLGTLGRCGAVGLLPAGAAAPSGWAQAPLSDSVQVYMELQGLVDPQAHLPLLAARRHKLQKQLDGLVARTPSEGEAETRRQQRLSSLHLELSKLDQAASHLRQLMAASPSPREP; encoded by the exons ATGCCGCACCTGCCTCGGGCCTCTTTCCGGCCCTGGAGGCTGAGGCCCTCGCGGGGCCTCCCCGGGTCCCATGCCCTTTCTACCCAGTCCGAGCCCTACGGGTCCCCCACCTCCCGGAGGAACCGCGAAGCCAAACAGAAACGCCTGCGAGAGAAGCAGGCGGCGCTGGAGGCCGGGCTAGCCGGGAAGAGCAAG gcacCTGCAGAATCCAGTAAGGCCTGGACTCCTAAAGAAATAGTGTTGTATGAACTCCCCACGGAACCCGGCGAAAAGAAAG ATGTCTCCCGGCCCCTGCCCGCTGCCTACAGCCCCCGCTACGTGGAGGCGGCCTGGTACCCTTGGTGGGTGCGAGAGGGCTTCTTCAAACCCGAGTATCAG GCTGTGGTGGAGAAGCAGCTGTGGAAGGAGCGCGGGCTGAGGAGACACGAGATGGGCCGGGAAGACTTCCTCCGGGAGGTGTGGAAGTGGAAGGAGGA gaaagggggagagatctgTGGGCAGCTGCGAGCTCTGGGGGCCTCCCTGGACTGGGACCGAGAGTGCTTCACTATGGACGCA GGCTCCTCAGTGGCTGTGACGGAAGCTTTCGTGCGACTCCACAAGGCAGGGTTGTTGTACCGCAGCCGGCAGCTTGTCAACTGGTCGTGCGCTTTGAGGTCAGCCATCTCGGATGTCGAG GTGGAGAGCCGGTTCCTGCCTGGCCCCACAGAGCTtcggctgcctggctgccccacCCCTGTGTCTTTCGGCCTCCTGGTCTCTGTGGCCTTCCCCGTGGATGGAGAGCCTG ACGCAGAGGTCGTGGTAGGGACCACGAGACCAGAGACATTGCCTGGAGACGTGGCAGTGGCTGTTCATCCCGATGACGCCCGATACACA CATCTACATGGGCGACACCTTCGTCACCCCTTGACAGGGCAGCTTCTCCCGCTCGTCACAGACTCTGCTGTCCAGCCGCACGTGGGCACGG GGGCAGTGAAGGTGACTCCAGCGCACAGCCCTGCTGACGCCGAGCTGGGGGCCCGCCACGGCCTGCGCCCCCTGAGTGTCATTGCGGAGGATGGGACCATGGCCCCCGCCTGTGGGGACTGGCTGCAG GGTCTGCACCGCTTCGTGGCCCGGGAGAAGATCCTGTCCGCGCTGAGGGAGCGGGGCCTGCTCCGGGGCCTCCAGAGCCACCCCATGGTGCTGCCCATTTGCAG CCGCTCGGGGGACGTGGTGGAGTACCTGCTGAAGAGCCAGTGGTTCGTCCGCTGCCGGGAAATGGCGGCCCGCGCTGCGCAG GCTGTGGAGTCGGGGGCCCTGGAGCTGAGCCCATCCTTCCACCAGAAGACCTGGCGGCTCTGGTTCTCCCGCCCTGA GGACTGGTGCGTCTCCCGGCAGCTGTGGTGGGGCCATCGGATTCCAGCCTACCTGCTCGTGGGGGAGCCCGGGAAGGTG GGCCACGGGGAGGACCGCTGGGTGGTCGGGCGGACGGAGGCTGAGGCCAGGGAGGCAGCGGCAGCGCTGACGGGGCTGCCGGGGGAAGAGCTGACCCTGGAGCGCG ACCCCGATGTCCTGGACACGTGGTTCTCTTCAgctcttttccccttttcttccctGGGCTGGCCCCAGCAG ACCCCAGACCTCACTCGCTTCTACCCCCTGTCACTTCTGGAGACCGGCAGCGACCTCCTGCTGTTCTGGGTGGGCCGCATGGTCATGCTGGGGACCCAGCTCACGGGGCAGCTCCCCTTCAGCAAG GTGCTTCTGCACTCCATGGTTCGGGACAGGCAGGGCCGGAAGATGAGCAAGTCCCTGGGGAACGTGCTGGACCCACGGGACATCATCCGAGGGGCGGAGCTGCAG GTGCTGCAGGAGAAGCTGAGGGATGGGAACTTGGACCCCGCAGAGCTGGCGATCGCAGCTGCAGCGCAG AGAAAGGACTTCCCTCATGGGATCCCCGAGTGTGGGACAGATGCCCTGCGCTTCGCCCTGTGCTCCCATGGGGCCCTGG cgGGGGACCTGCACCTGTCTGTCTCTGAGGTCCTGAGCTCCCGACATTTCTGCAACAAGGTCTGGAATGCCCTGCGCTTTATCTTCAGCGCCCTAGGGGAGAACTTCACGCCGCAGCctgcagaggag CTGTGCCCCGCGTCCCCCATGGACGCCTGGATCCTGAGCCGCCTGGCCCGCACCGCCCGGGAGTGCGAGCGAGGCTTCCTCACCCGGGAGCTGCCCCTTGCCACCCATGCCCTGCACCACTTCTGGCTCCACAGCCTCTGTGACGTCTACGTG GAGGCCGTGAAGCCGGGGCTGTCGCACGGCCCCCGCCCGCCTGGGCCGCCTCAGGTGCTGTTCTGCTGTGCGGACGTCGGTCTCCGCCTGCTGGCCCCGTTCATGCCCTTCCTGGCCGAGGAGCTCTGGCAGAGGCTGCCCCCCGGGCCGGGCGGCCCCCGTGCCCCCAGCATCTCTGTTGCCCCCTATCCCAGTGCCCAAAGCCTG GAGCGCTGGCACTGCCCCCAGCTGGAGCGGCGCTTTTCCCGGGTCCAGGAGGCCGTGCAGGCGCTGAGGGCTCTCCGGGCCACGTACCAGCTCACCAAGGCCCGGCCCCGAG TGCTGCTGCAGAGCTCCGAGCCTGGAGAGCAGGATGTCTTCGAGGCCTTCCTGGAGCCGCTGGGCACCCTGGGCCGCTGCGGGGCTGTGGGCCTCTTGCCCGCAGGTGCAGCTGCCCCCTCCGGCTGGGCCCAGGCCCCGCTCAGTGACAGCGTTCAGGTCTACATGGAGCTGCAG GGCCTGGTGGACCCGCAGGCCCATCTGCCTCTGCTGGCTGCCCGAAGGCACAAGTTGCAGAAGCAGCTGGACGGCCTCGTGGCCCGGACCCCGTCAGAGGGGGAGGCCGAGACTCGGCGGCAGCagagg CTTTCTTCCCTCCACCTGGAATTGTCGAAACTGGACCAGGCGGCCTCTCACCTCAGGCAGCTGATGGCGGCGTCTCCCAGCCCCAGGGAACCGTGA
- the VARS2 gene encoding valine--tRNA ligase, mitochondrial isoform X6, whose product MPHLPRASFRPWRLRPSRGLPGSHALSTQSEPYGSPTSRRNREAKQKRLREKQAALEAGLAGKSKAPAESSKAWTPKEIVLYELPTEPGEKKDVSRPLPAAYSPRYVEAAWYPWWVREGFFKPEYQTRLPQSTGETFSMCIPPPNVTGSLHVGHALTVAIQDALVRWHRMRGDCVLWVPGSDHAGIATQAVVEKQLWKERGLRRHEMGREDFLREVWKWKEEKGGEICGQLRALGASLDWDRECFTMDAGSSVAVTEAFVRLHKAGLLYRSRQLVNWSCALRSAISDVEVESRFLPGPTELRLPGCPTPVSFGLLVSVAFPVDGEPDAEVVVGTTRPETLPGDVAVAVHPDDARYTHLHGRHLRHPLTGQLLPLVTDSAVQPHVGTGAVKVTPAHSPADAELGARHGLRPLSVIAEDGTMAPACGDWLQGLHRFVAREKILSALRERGLLRGLQSHPMVLPICSRSGDVVEYLLKSQWFVRCREMAARAAQAVESGALELSPSFHQKTWRLWFSRPEDWCVSRQLWWGHRIPAYLLVGEPGKVGHGEDRWVVGRTEAEAREAAAALTGLPGEELTLERDPDVLDTWFSSALFPFSSLGWPQQTPDLTRFYPLSLLETGSDLLLFWVGRMVMLGTQLTGQLPFSKVLLHSMVRDRQGRKMSKSLGNVLDPRDIIRGAELQVLQEKLRDGNLDPAELAIAAAAQRKDFPHGIPECGTDALRFALCSHGALAGDLHLSVSEVLSSRHFCNKVWNALRFIFSALGENFTPQPAEELCPASPMDAWILSRLARTARECERGFLTRELPLATHALHHFWLHSLCDVYVEAVKPGLSHGPRPPGPPQVLFCCADVGLRLLAPFMPFLAEELWQRLPPGPGGPRAPSISVAPYPSAQSLSERLNRQQPLII is encoded by the exons ATGCCGCACCTGCCTCGGGCCTCTTTCCGGCCCTGGAGGCTGAGGCCCTCGCGGGGCCTCCCCGGGTCCCATGCCCTTTCTACCCAGTCCGAGCCCTACGGGTCCCCCACCTCCCGGAGGAACCGCGAAGCCAAACAGAAACGCCTGCGAGAGAAGCAGGCGGCGCTGGAGGCCGGGCTAGCCGGGAAGAGCAAG gcacCTGCAGAATCCAGTAAGGCCTGGACTCCTAAAGAAATAGTGTTGTATGAACTCCCCACGGAACCCGGCGAAAAGAAAG ATGTCTCCCGGCCCCTGCCCGCTGCCTACAGCCCCCGCTACGTGGAGGCGGCCTGGTACCCTTGGTGGGTGCGAGAGGGCTTCTTCAAACCCGAGTATCAG ACCAGGCTGCCCCAGAGCACCGGGGAGACCTTTTCCATGTGCATCCCCCCGCCCAACGTCACCGGGTCCCTGCACGTCGGGCACGCACTGACTGTGGCCATCCAGGACGCGCTTGTGCGCtg GCACCGGATGCGCGGGGATTGCGTGCTGTGGGTCCCTGGCTCAGATCATGCAGGGATTGCTACCCAA GCTGTGGTGGAGAAGCAGCTGTGGAAGGAGCGCGGGCTGAGGAGACACGAGATGGGCCGGGAAGACTTCCTCCGGGAGGTGTGGAAGTGGAAGGAGGA gaaagggggagagatctgTGGGCAGCTGCGAGCTCTGGGGGCCTCCCTGGACTGGGACCGAGAGTGCTTCACTATGGACGCA GGCTCCTCAGTGGCTGTGACGGAAGCTTTCGTGCGACTCCACAAGGCAGGGTTGTTGTACCGCAGCCGGCAGCTTGTCAACTGGTCGTGCGCTTTGAGGTCAGCCATCTCGGATGTCGAG GTGGAGAGCCGGTTCCTGCCTGGCCCCACAGAGCTtcggctgcctggctgccccacCCCTGTGTCTTTCGGCCTCCTGGTCTCTGTGGCCTTCCCCGTGGATGGAGAGCCTG ACGCAGAGGTCGTGGTAGGGACCACGAGACCAGAGACATTGCCTGGAGACGTGGCAGTGGCTGTTCATCCCGATGACGCCCGATACACA CATCTACATGGGCGACACCTTCGTCACCCCTTGACAGGGCAGCTTCTCCCGCTCGTCACAGACTCTGCTGTCCAGCCGCACGTGGGCACGG GGGCAGTGAAGGTGACTCCAGCGCACAGCCCTGCTGACGCCGAGCTGGGGGCCCGCCACGGCCTGCGCCCCCTGAGTGTCATTGCGGAGGATGGGACCATGGCCCCCGCCTGTGGGGACTGGCTGCAG GGTCTGCACCGCTTCGTGGCCCGGGAGAAGATCCTGTCCGCGCTGAGGGAGCGGGGCCTGCTCCGGGGCCTCCAGAGCCACCCCATGGTGCTGCCCATTTGCAG CCGCTCGGGGGACGTGGTGGAGTACCTGCTGAAGAGCCAGTGGTTCGTCCGCTGCCGGGAAATGGCGGCCCGCGCTGCGCAG GCTGTGGAGTCGGGGGCCCTGGAGCTGAGCCCATCCTTCCACCAGAAGACCTGGCGGCTCTGGTTCTCCCGCCCTGA GGACTGGTGCGTCTCCCGGCAGCTGTGGTGGGGCCATCGGATTCCAGCCTACCTGCTCGTGGGGGAGCCCGGGAAGGTG GGCCACGGGGAGGACCGCTGGGTGGTCGGGCGGACGGAGGCTGAGGCCAGGGAGGCAGCGGCAGCGCTGACGGGGCTGCCGGGGGAAGAGCTGACCCTGGAGCGCG ACCCCGATGTCCTGGACACGTGGTTCTCTTCAgctcttttccccttttcttccctGGGCTGGCCCCAGCAG ACCCCAGACCTCACTCGCTTCTACCCCCTGTCACTTCTGGAGACCGGCAGCGACCTCCTGCTGTTCTGGGTGGGCCGCATGGTCATGCTGGGGACCCAGCTCACGGGGCAGCTCCCCTTCAGCAAG GTGCTTCTGCACTCCATGGTTCGGGACAGGCAGGGCCGGAAGATGAGCAAGTCCCTGGGGAACGTGCTGGACCCACGGGACATCATCCGAGGGGCGGAGCTGCAG GTGCTGCAGGAGAAGCTGAGGGATGGGAACTTGGACCCCGCAGAGCTGGCGATCGCAGCTGCAGCGCAG AGAAAGGACTTCCCTCATGGGATCCCCGAGTGTGGGACAGATGCCCTGCGCTTCGCCCTGTGCTCCCATGGGGCCCTGG cgGGGGACCTGCACCTGTCTGTCTCTGAGGTCCTGAGCTCCCGACATTTCTGCAACAAGGTCTGGAATGCCCTGCGCTTTATCTTCAGCGCCCTAGGGGAGAACTTCACGCCGCAGCctgcagaggag CTGTGCCCCGCGTCCCCCATGGACGCCTGGATCCTGAGCCGCCTGGCCCGCACCGCCCGGGAGTGCGAGCGAGGCTTCCTCACCCGGGAGCTGCCCCTTGCCACCCATGCCCTGCACCACTTCTGGCTCCACAGCCTCTGTGACGTCTACGTG GAGGCCGTGAAGCCGGGGCTGTCGCACGGCCCCCGCCCGCCTGGGCCGCCTCAGGTGCTGTTCTGCTGTGCGGACGTCGGTCTCCGCCTGCTGGCCCCGTTCATGCCCTTCCTGGCCGAGGAGCTCTGGCAGAGGCTGCCCCCCGGGCCGGGCGGCCCCCGTGCCCCCAGCATCTCTGTTGCCCCCTATCCCAGTGCCCAAAGCCTG TCAGAGCGACTGAACAGACAACAGCCACTGATCATCTAA